TTCGCGATTCCTGCTTGAACACCTGATGAGCAAAGGCAAAACCATTCAAGCCGATTTCCTCAATGGCGAAATCCGTTTTTCAACTACGGAACATACGGAATAGAGAGCACGGAACAACCGGAAGGATATTTATCAAATCAAGTTCCGGCACATCTTCTTTTTAACGATTACCAGCGATGAGTAAAACAATTTCCAATCTTCATTTGATTTTTTTTCGTTTGTTCCGTTATTTCCGTTTGTTCCGTACTCCTGGTTTTAATATTTCTGTTGCAGTTTGCGTTGTGCTCATCATTGGTTTGAAGGGAAAATAGTTGCTATGGATAAATTCAGAATTATCGGTGGGCGTCCGCTTGAAGGTCGCGTGGCAATCAGCGGGGCGAAAAATTCGGCGTTGCCGTGTATGGCTGCGGCTCTGCTCACGGCTGAAAATGTCACGCTTCATAATCTGCCGTATGTGCGCGACATCATCACCATGCGGCGATTGCTCGAAGATTTAGGGTGCACGGCATTGATGCCCGAACTGCGCACCCTGAAAATCAATGCCTCAAAGGTCGAACTCTTTGAAGCGCCTTATGAACTGGTGAAAACCATGCGCGCATCGGTGCTGGCGTTGGGTCCACTGCTGGCGCGATTTGGCGAAGCGCGGGTGAGTTTGCCCGGTGGTTGCGCGATTGGACAACGCCCGATTGATTTGCATCTCGCGGGCTTTGAAAAACTCGGCGCAGTCGTATCGCTCGAAGGCGGCGACGTGGTGGCGCGCGCTGAAAGGCTTCGCGGCGCAGAAATTGATTTTGATACGGTGACCGTCACCGGCACGGAAAATTTAATGATGGCGGCGGCGCTCGCCGAAGGCGAAACCATTTTAAACAATGCAGCGCGTGAGCCTGAGATCGTTGACCTCGCGGAACTCCTGAACAAAATGGGCGCGCGTATCGAAGGCGCGGGTCGCAGTTCGATGCGCATTCAAGGCGTGAAAACTTTGGGCGGCGCGGAACACACGATTATTCCCGATAGAATCGAAGCCGGTACATTTATCGCAGCGGCGGCGATAACCGGCGGCGAACTCGAAATCACCAACTGCAATCCGCAACACATTCACGCCGTCATCTATAAATTGCGCGATACCGGCGTCGTCATCGAAGAAACCAATGCCTTTTCGCTGAGAGTCAAAGCAGCTCAGCTTTTGCGACATTCGGATGTGACGACGCTGGCGCACCCCGGTTTTCCAACCGACATGCAGGCGCAGTACATGGCATTGATGACGCTTGCAGAAGGGACGAGTGTGATTACCGAAACCATTTTTGAAAATCGCTTTATGCATGCGTCGGAGTTACTCAGAATGGGCGCGAAGATTAAAATCAGCGGGCGGCAGGCGATTGTCGAAGGCAACGAAAAATTGACGGGCGCGAAAATGCAGGCGTCGGATTTGCGGGCGTCGGCGTCATTGGTGATTGCCGCGCTTGCGGCAGAAGGCGAATCCATCATTGACCGCGTCTATCACATCGACCGGGGCTATGAAAAAATCGAAGAGAAATTACGCGCTGTCGGCGGACGAATCGAACGCTTCAGGAGTTAGAAAAATAGTCGGCAACCGGCAACAGGCGATAGGCAGTTAAAACGCCAAATAAATCCTTTTCCTTTGAAAAATCTTTATAAACTGAATTTTTACTGTCTGCTGTCTACTGCCTACTGCCTACTTTTGTTTGACTGTACAAAGGTTCGTGTTTGATAATCGTCGCGAGGGATAATTACGAATGGCAGAACAAGACACTATATTTCACAAAATCATCACAGGCGATGCGCCAGCGCAAATTGTTTACGAAGACGAAGAAGTTGTCGCTTTTAAAGACGTCAATCCGCAAGCCCCCGTGCATATTATTTTGATTCCACGCAATACTGACCCGGAATCGCTCAATGATGTTTCGCGAGCTGACGAGCGAGTTTTGGGGCACTTGTTATTTGCCGCCGCCAAAGTCGCCAATAAAGAAGGTATTGCCGAAAGCGGTTATCGTGTGGTCATCAACACAGGCGCGGCTGCCGGTCAAAGCGTTGATTATTTGCACGTTCATTTACTGGGTGGGCGCGATATGACCTGGCCTCCGGGCTAAAATTTCTGCACTACAAATGCAAATAAAAAAGCGGGGAATCATCACCAGTCCCCGCTTTTTTTATTTGTGGCGGTCGCCAAATGATTTGTTGGGTTAAACGGTCGGTTGATGCGCAACCTGTCACGCGGTCAAAGACCGCTTTCTCAACAATCAGTTAAAGACCGCTTTCTCAATAATGAGTTTTCCGGTGGTTTTACAATTTGCCTGAACTACCTTTGCCGACGCGCGGCCCTTTGTTGTCACGCATCGGAGCTTTATCGTTGTTGGCAACCATCCTGCCGATTTCATAGGCGTACTGCGCAATGTTTGCCATCTTTTCATACTCGATTTTTTCAGGCGCATCGGTATTGGCATGATAATCGGGATGCAACCCCGTAGTTAAAAAGATAATCGGCACGCCTTTTGCCGCGTAGCTGTAATGGTCGCTGCGATAATAAATCTGTTCAGGGTCAGCCGGGTCATTGAATTCATAATTCAAATTGAGCGGTTTGCTTAACGCTTTGTTGGCATCAACCGTGAGGTTGTGAAACTGCGTGCTGATGCGGTCGGAACCGACACAGTAGACCGTACTCGTTTCTTCGGATTTGTTATCGCGGTTGCGACCAATCATATCGATGTTGACCTGGGCGACGATTTTTTCAACCGGCACAGTCGGAAAATCAACATAGTAACGCGAACCCCATAAGCCTTTCTCTTCGCCACTGTGCCAAACGAAAATCACCGAGCGTTTCGGTTTCGCGGTCGTTGCAAACGCTTTGGCAACGCCGAGAATGCCGACGGTTCCCGAACCATCATCATCCGCGCCATTCCAGATGCGGTCTGCGCCAGCGCCTTCCGTAATGCGCCCCTGACCTCTGGCTAAGCGCGCGCCTTTTTCAGTCTGTTTGATTTCGGCTTCCGAATAACCGACGTGGTCATAATGCGCGCCGAAAGCCACATAGGTATCTTTCAATTTCGCATCTGTGCCTTCGATAATGCCGACCACGTTGCGCGTGTACTGGGTGCGCACGATGCGATAATCGGCATCGAGGTTGAAGGTGAATTTGACATTTTTCAAAGTGAAACTCGGCAGCGGTTCGCCTTTTGCGGCTTTGTCTTTGAGGTCGGCATATTTCACATCTGCGGCGCTCAGTAAAAATTCATAGAACTCATCGTTTACCGAAACCGCTGGCGGGACGGGTTTATCGAGTTTTTCGGCAATCGTGAAATCCGGCGCGTCAGGATTCGCCTGGGCATTTTGCGGCGCTTGACCGCCGCCCGGAAAATTACCCTGCACGCCGATACTGGCAATCGCGCCCTGAGTGATGGCTTCGCGCGAACGCCCGAATAACACGCGCCTTGCCGAACCGGTCATGGCTTTCGGTCCGGTTTGACTCATCCACACGGCAACTTTGCCGCGCAAATCTTTACCGGCGAAATCATTGTACGAAGTGTTCGGCGCGTTGATGCCGTAACCGATGAATTCAATCTGGTCTGCGGTGAAGGTGCGTTTGCCACCGACATTCGCGGGAAAGTTAATGCCTTCTTTATTTTTGAAAGTGCGCGACTCGCCGTTCACTTCAACGGTGAGGGTGGATTGGTTATCGCTTTTGACGCCGAGCACCGCGACCCGTTGATAATAAGAGCCGTTGGTGCCGCCGGGTTTGACGCCCCAGGATTTGAGTTGCCCGGCGATGTAGGCGGCAGCAATGCCGAGTCCTTCGCTGAAGGTGTTACGACCTTCGAGTTCGTCTGATGCGAGATAGCCGAGCCATTCTTTCAAATCGTCAGCTTTTACGGTGCCGCGACCATTGGCGCTATTTTTATCCGCTGCGGTTGAAAAAGCGAGCGACGAAATTAAAGCCAGTAACACGAATGTCGCCGCAAATTTATTGATGCGATTCATAGATTCTCCTTAGCAAAAAGATGCGCGATGCCAGATGATTGTCTTAGAAGATGCAAATCAGAAGACTTCAAATGATTGCCGTTACCTTCCTGATTCCTGACATCTATGCGATTACAGCCAGCTTTTAATGATTGCAGTAAACAGCTTGTACGCTGACAGAAGGCATAAGGATACAAAAAATCTTGAATGCGGCACAATCATTCGCTCGTTGAATAAACCCTGCAAGTTGGTTATGCTGCACGCCACCAAATGGCACAGCACGACGAGGAAAAATTATCCGCTGAGTTTCGCAACGCCGAAGAGCGCATCGCAGCCCGCAGCGATGTCTTCAAAAAAGAGCTTGGGCTATGGGATTTGGTGTTAACTCAGATTCTTTTCATTGTCGGACTCGGTTGGGTTGGCGCGGCGGCAAAACTCGGTCACGCCCATGTGCTGTTGTGGCTCACCGCCATTGCCCTTTTTTATATTCCTTCGGCAATCGTGGTGATTCATCTCAATAAACTGATGCCGCTGGAAGGCGGTTTATATCAGTGGGCGAAATTCGGCTTCAATGAATTCGTCGGCTTTCTGGTCGCCTGGAATCTCTGGCTCTATGTGATTTTATTGACTTCGGAAATCGGTCTGCAATTTGCCACCAATCTCTCATATGCAACCGGCGCGAAATGGATGGCGGGCAGCAAATGGTTTATTACCGCTGCCAGTATTTTCGTCATTGCGACGCTGACTTTGGTTTCAATCCTCGGACTTGGCGTCGGTAAATGGGTGCATAATGCGGGCGGTGTGATGATGATTATTATATTTGCGGCGCTCATCGCTTTGCCGTTTTTGAATGTCGCGAAAGGGACGATTCCTGCTTATAACCCGCTGGAAATCAGCATCCCGGCAGTGACGCTACTCAATTTAAATATTTTGGGCAAGATGGGATTTGGCGCGCTCGGCGGCTTCGAGTATATGGCGACCTTTGCGGGCGAATGTCGCGACCCGGTGCGCAGCATCAATCGTTCGGTCATCATTGCTGCGCCGATCATCGCCGTGATGTTTATTCTGGGAACGAGTTCGATGTTGGCTTTGATTCCGATTGATGAGATTGATTTGATTGGTCCGATTCCGCAGGCATTAAGCATCGGTTTTCAACCCTTCGGCATTGCAGTGCGTGTAGTGTCGCTGGCGATTTTAATGGTGCTTGCCATGCGTATTGCGCAGGCGAGCGTCAATTTTTCGGCAAACTCACGGTTGCCGATGGTTGCCGGTTGGGACAAATTATTACCCGAATGGTTTACGCGCCTGCACGCGACCCGCAAAACCCCCGTGAATTCGATTCTGCTGGTTGCCGCGATTACCTTGAGCATGGGGCTTGCGGGACTGGTTGGTGTAGGCGAACAGGAGGCATTTCAACTATTGCAAAATGCCGCAGGAATTTTTTATGCGCTGACATACTTGGTGATGTTTGCCATCCCGCTTATTGGACTCAGACACGCCAATGTGAAATTTCCGGGATGGTTAAAAATGGTTTCGCTATCGGGGTTTTTGATGACCCTGCTTTACGTTGTGCTTTCGGTTTTCCCGATTATCAATGTGGCAAGTCGCGCAACCTTTGCCTTGAAAATTACCGGCGTGATTTTCATTGCCAATATGATTGGCATCGGCATATTTAAACTGGCGGGAAACCGTCAAAGCAGTGAACCGGCTTTGGAACCGGAAAGCGCCGATTGAAATTTCCCGCCTTGAAACATTGCCGAAGCCTC
This genomic window from Acidobacteriota bacterium contains:
- a CDS encoding M28 family peptidase, with the protein product MNRINKFAATFVLLALISSLAFSTAADKNSANGRGTVKADDLKEWLGYLASDELEGRNTFSEGLGIAAAYIAGQLKSWGVKPGGTNGSYYQRVAVLGVKSDNQSTLTVEVNGESRTFKNKEGINFPANVGGKRTFTADQIEFIGYGINAPNTSYNDFAGKDLRGKVAVWMSQTGPKAMTGSARRVLFGRSREAITQGAIASIGVQGNFPGGGQAPQNAQANPDAPDFTIAEKLDKPVPPAVSVNDEFYEFLLSAADVKYADLKDKAAKGEPLPSFTLKNVKFTFNLDADYRIVRTQYTRNVVGIIEGTDAKLKDTYVAFGAHYDHVGYSEAEIKQTEKGARLARGQGRITEGAGADRIWNGADDDGSGTVGILGVAKAFATTAKPKRSVIFVWHSGEEKGLWGSRYYVDFPTVPVEKIVAQVNIDMIGRNRDNKSEETSTVYCVGSDRISTQFHNLTVDANKALSKPLNLNYEFNDPADPEQIYYRSDHYSYAAKGVPIIFLTTGLHPDYHANTDAPEKIEYEKMANIAQYAYEIGRMVANNDKAPMRDNKGPRVGKGSSGKL
- a CDS encoding APC family permease; the protein is MAQHDEEKLSAEFRNAEERIAARSDVFKKELGLWDLVLTQILFIVGLGWVGAAAKLGHAHVLLWLTAIALFYIPSAIVVIHLNKLMPLEGGLYQWAKFGFNEFVGFLVAWNLWLYVILLTSEIGLQFATNLSYATGAKWMAGSKWFITAASIFVIATLTLVSILGLGVGKWVHNAGGVMMIIIFAALIALPFLNVAKGTIPAYNPLEISIPAVTLLNLNILGKMGFGALGGFEYMATFAGECRDPVRSINRSVIIAAPIIAVMFILGTSSMLALIPIDEIDLIGPIPQALSIGFQPFGIAVRVVSLAILMVLAMRIAQASVNFSANSRLPMVAGWDKLLPEWFTRLHATRKTPVNSILLVAAITLSMGLAGLVGVGEQEAFQLLQNAAGIFYALTYLVMFAIPLIGLRHANVKFPGWLKMVSLSGFLMTLLYVVLSVFPIINVASRATFALKITGVIFIANMIGIGIFKLAGNRQSSEPALEPESAD
- a CDS encoding histidine triad nucleotide-binding protein yields the protein MAEQDTIFHKIITGDAPAQIVYEDEEVVAFKDVNPQAPVHIILIPRNTDPESLNDVSRADERVLGHLLFAAAKVANKEGIAESGYRVVINTGAAAGQSVDYLHVHLLGGRDMTWPPG
- the murA gene encoding UDP-N-acetylglucosamine 1-carboxyvinyltransferase, with protein sequence MDKFRIIGGRPLEGRVAISGAKNSALPCMAAALLTAENVTLHNLPYVRDIITMRRLLEDLGCTALMPELRTLKINASKVELFEAPYELVKTMRASVLALGPLLARFGEARVSLPGGCAIGQRPIDLHLAGFEKLGAVVSLEGGDVVARAERLRGAEIDFDTVTVTGTENLMMAAALAEGETILNNAAREPEIVDLAELLNKMGARIEGAGRSSMRIQGVKTLGGAEHTIIPDRIEAGTFIAAAAITGGELEITNCNPQHIHAVIYKLRDTGVVIEETNAFSLRVKAAQLLRHSDVTTLAHPGFPTDMQAQYMALMTLAEGTSVITETIFENRFMHASELLRMGAKIKISGRQAIVEGNEKLTGAKMQASDLRASASLVIAALAAEGESIIDRVYHIDRGYEKIEEKLRAVGGRIERFRS